From the genome of Papaver somniferum cultivar HN1 chromosome 2, ASM357369v1, whole genome shotgun sequence, one region includes:
- the LOC113352263 gene encoding uncharacterized protein LOC113352263: MAKAFDKVDWNFLIAIMKRMELNSHWCGLIHQYISTTTSDVLVNGSPNKFFKPSRGLRQGDSLSPYLFVFCMEALSRTLSHAEDLGIITGIKIRKNTPPINHLLFADVCMVFCKVNKIESQNLMDIFKTFSETSGQLINFNKSGVFFRNNTDPNLSTYIRNDMRVQFLNLHDKYMGSPLFTHKSKILSFRLGVDKLKQRLISWKNSPLNPAGRHVLISSITSTTSIYQMKFFKFPKKTFQDLNKLQRDFFWVKAWITQKVTTLNPGQYSTSQRNWEV, translated from the coding sequence ATGGCTAAAGCTTTTGACAAAGTTGACTGGAATTTTCTTATAGCCATTATGAAAAGAATGGAGCTTAACTCCCACTGGTGTGGCTTAATTCACCAGTATATTTCTACTACCACCTCTGATGTTCTAGTCAATGGTTCTCctaataagtttttcaaaccatcCAGAGGATTAAGACAAGGTGATTCTCTATCACCTTATCTCTTTGTATTCTGTATGGAAGCCCTTTCAAGAACTCTTTCccatgctgaagatttggggatAATCACTGGTATAAAAATCCGCAAGAATACTCCTCCCATCAATCATCTCTTGTTTGCTGATGTCTGCATGGTATTCTGCAAAGTCAATAAGATTGAAAGCCAAAATCTAATGGATATTTTCAAAACATTCAGTGAAACTTCTGGTCAGCTAATCAACTTCAACAAGTCTGGTGTTTTCTTTAGAAACAACACTGATCCTAATCTAAGCACCTACATTAGAAATGATATGAGGGTCCAATTTCTGAATCTTCATGACAAATACATGGGATCTCCTCTTTTTACTCACAAAAGTAAGATTTTATCCTTTAGACTTGGAGTGGATAAACTGAAACAAAGATTGATCAGCTGGAAAAATAGTCCCTTGAATCCTGCTGGCAGACATGTCCTTATAAGTTCTATCACTTCTACTACCAGTATATACCAGATGAAATTCTTCAAATTTCCAAAGAAAACCTTCCAAGACCTCAACAAGcttcaaagagattttttttgGGTAAAAGCTtggataacccaaaaggttactACCCTAAATCCTGGACAGTACTCTACAAGCCAAAGGAATTGGGAGGTTTAG